CAACATTGCTCGACGTGCTTCTCGATCAATGAAAACCGGTGCCGTGCAGCGCAGCGACACGGGAACGGGTCATGTCCACGTTTCCTCGGCCGTCGGAAAGGCACGTAAACCTCGGTAAACCGTGTGCCGCAGTGAAATTTTACCTGGAGGGACTTGCCTGCGACGACCAGATATTCAGTTTGGGCGATCCATTTCATTGTTCGCGCGTTACCTGCTTCATTCAGTCCAAATTTGGAGGTACTGGCAATTCATGAATTGCCCATTCGAGACGCCGAACTTTTGGCGTTTGACCGGTCCTTAAAAATCGTGGAGGCGGCTCGAAAGGCAAACGCGTTGCCGGGGTTGCGGGTCCGTGATAGGATAAAATCGCCTACGGGCGAACCGTTTCCGAAGGCGGAGGAGCGGGAAGGATGGACCGGCTTACAATGCACCGAAGAATCCGCGGATGGTGGGACAAACGTGTGGGGCTGCTGCTTGTGCTGGCTGTGATTTCGGCCAGCATCGCAGCTTCCCCCGTCGCGGCGCAACCGCCACCATGGATGCTTCCGCAGCGCGGGTGGCCACCGGCAGGTGGATTTGTCCAGCCCCCTGGTGGATTTAACTCCGGGATGCGCGGACGATTACAGAGCGGAGTTAGCAACTCTTGGACAGGAAACTCAACCAATACGGCGAACGAGGGACAGGCACTGGTGGACCTGATTCATCGTCACGTCGCGCCGTCTCATTGGGCCCCTGCCGGGGGACCAGGAGCGGTGTATTACTGGCGGCCAGGCCATGCTCTCGTCGTACGGGCTAACGAAGAAGCCCATCAGGGAATTAGCGATCTTCTCAGGCAACTCAGGCAGGCTGGACAGTAACCAACTGCGAGCGGCGGCCTTACTGCTTGGAAACGTCTGCCAGTAAGAATCATTTTTTGCCGGGAGCACCGGGGCCAGCGGCTTAAGTCTTGGGCCTCATGGAAAGACTTTACGGCCACCCACCCAGGTTTCCAGAACCTCAGTGTCAGCGATAGCGTCGACCGGACAGGTCAGGATATCGCGGTCAATGATGATGAAGTCTGCATACTTCCCTGGTTCCAGGCTGCCTTTTAACTTCTCTTCGAAAGTCAGATAAGCGTTGTTGATGGTATACAGTTTAATTGCTTCCTCACGCGTGATGATCTCTTCGGGATGCAATGGCGCATCACTCCCCCGAGGCCGGCGCGTGAGCACCGTCCACATGCCGAGCCAGGGATCATAAATGTTGATCGAGCGACGCCGTCCGATCTTCTGCATATGATCTGAACCGCCACCCACGATCACACCCTGCTGGGCAAGAGTCCGGTAAGGTTGGAAATACCTGAGGCGTTGGAGGCCGAAATGTGCAACAAGGGTCGCCCCATCATGGTACAACCAAGCGGGTTGCAGATCCGCGACAATTCCACACTGGGCCATCAGGGCGATGGCCTCGGGGCTCATGAAATTCGCGTGGGATATGCAGGGTCGCAGCTCGCGCACGGGAAAGTCGCGGTTCACCCGCGCATAGGCCTCGGCAAGGGCGAGCACGGCGCCATCCCCAACGGCATGAGCGGTTGGCTGGAGTCCTTTGGCAAGTGCCAGCTTCACGATTTGGTAAAGTTTTTCTGGTTCCACGAATAAAACGCCGCGATAGTCAGGGTCGGTGATCCCATAAATCTGACTTACTCCCCACGGCTCCCGCATGTAGGCACTTCCGGTGAGCATTCCCCCATCAAGGAAGAACTTCAGACCGCGGACCCAGATCCACGGATTATACTGATGAAGCGGATGAGCCACCGCCCGATCGATGGCGGCTTCGATTTTCTCGATCGGGGCTTGCGCATCGACATAGTAGGTGATGAAGATGCGGCAGGTCAACTGTTTTTGATCCAGGAGTGCCTTGTAACGCGCAATAGTGCGGTCATTCCCGCTCCGGTCCACGATACTGGTCAGGCCTACCTCGTTGTACGCCCGGAGTAACTTACGGAGCGCCTCGCGTGATTCTTCCTCACTGGGGGATTTGGCGGACGATGTGACCTTGACCAGTCGGGTGCAGCTCCGCAGGATCCCGGTAGGCTCACCAGTCACAGGGTCTTTTTCGACAAATCCCGGCTGACCGTCAGTGATCTGAAAATTTCGATCAATTCCGCCGAGTTTCAACGCCAGAGAATTCAGCGCTGCATCCGGGCCGGTTCGGAACATCACTGGGTGCTCCGGCGCTGCTTCATCCAGTTCCTTGCGTGTGGGAAATCGCCGCTCTTTCAAACGTGTCACAAAAACCTGCTGGATAACGATCCATTCTCCCTTGGGCAACACGGCAGCGCGAGCACGAATATAGGCGAGTACGTCCGCGATACTCTCCATGGAGGGTACTTCGTGATCGAACTCGTACACCGCGGCGGAAGGTGGATGGGAGTGAGAATCGATGAGGCCGGGCAGAACCATCCGGCCTTGGAGATCAACGACTTGGGTGCTCGGACCTGCGAGCTTCATGATTTCCTCGTTGGGCCCGACCGCCACTATCCGGTCGCCGCTGACTGCCATCGCCTCCATGATCCGGAAATGCTCATCCACAGTGACAATTTTCGCGTTGTGGAAGATCCAGTCCGGCTGTCCCTCGCCCAAAGCGAATGGACATGCGAAGACCCACGCGATGGACAAACTCGCGATAAGTGTTCCCGCGGCAGACGAGCGATACCCATTCATGGCCATCCTCCAGGTTTTGGTGCCCACGGCGGATGTTTTTCGAACGTGCAGGTGCAACCGTTATCCGCGAATTTTATACAACCTGGATAGCCCATTATCAACAGGTTGCCGCCAAGGGTGCCCTATCTGAATTCCAAGGAGAGGCCGTTTCATGGCATGCTGGCTCACCAGTGCGTCAGCCTCATCCAGAACATATGGCAAACGGCATCCCGTCAATAGGAAACGAGAAGAAGCGCGAAACTCGAGAATCGCCGACGCGCTGCGTGGTGAATCTTGCGGCAACAGCAGTCACGCTCAATTCACCTGCCAGCCGCTACCAATCTCCAAGTTCATTTGAATGGGCTCAGTGAGTTGCGCCTGATCGCTGCTGTCAGTAGTAGGCTGGAGCTTGGCAACCTCAAAACCCACAGCTCGGAAGAGCCACCGCATTTCCTCTCCGCTAACCACGAAGCGGTCCAGGACATCCCCGCTGATAGCCACCAGGTCATCGCCACCCGTCGGCCAGACTTTAAGCGTATCGCGACTGGTACCGGCTGTATTCGCTTCCGCATACACGTGATCGAAGGCCCGCACGGTAATCCGGTATCGTGCCCCCGCGGTAACCTGGTCAAAGATCTCATGCTTGTGGCTCTTAACGTGGAATTCGTCTTTGAAGATGGAATCCACCAGGTCCGCTCTATCGTATCCCTGCGAAGCGAAGGCTGTGACGGTTCGAAAGTTGTGGGCCGTCACGTCGTACCCGGGCCCTGCCATGCGGCTAAGGCCGTAGCCGCCGAGGAACACGTCGTCACCCGGAGAGTCGAAGAACACCGCTCGATCATTATCGCCGGTCGCGAAGGCATGAACCACTTCAACCAGTTTGACCCGGTGGTACACCCCGGGACCGATCATCTTCACGTGCCTGTATTGCGGCTCAGATTTGAGGCTCACGGAGAGATCGACCAGACCGTGTTCCGACGAGTCGTACAGGTATGCTGTGTCCTGGCCACCACCGGTTGCGTAAACGTGAGCTTCCTCGAACCCCACGATCTGATCCACGCTGACTGGAATGGGGCCTGGAATGACTGCTTTCAAGGAGCCCGGACGGAGATGAAATATATCATCACCAGGACCATCGTAGACCACGACGATGTCGACACCAGATCCAAGGCCGCCTTGCACCGTGAGGGAATCGGGCGTCTCCGACAATCCATAGGAAACGCCATTGATCACCACCTGAGGTGAGGTCCCCGGCCGCAGAACCAAAAAATCATCGTGCTCAGTACCGAAAACCGATACCAAAGCCCCCGACTCCCCTAGGAATTGGACGGCTAAAAGATTTACAAATCGGAGGGAAAAACTCGTGTCGCTGCCCGACGCGATCACGTAATAGAGTCGCCCTCCCTCGGCGAATTCATAATCCAGTCTGGTCTGGTTGTCTGCGAATTGGGACTGTGCCAGGAGCGTCGCCTCCGGATTCTCAAAGGGGTTATCGTCATAAAGCTGAAGCGTTATCGACCCCGGGACGTCGAGACTCTCTCCTATGACCGTCAAAATCCCATTCCGTGTGGGAGACACCTGAAACACGAGGTCCGTCGGTTCCAAGGTCACTAAATCCGAGATTGTCAAATCGTCAACGGTGCCCAAGTCGCGGACGGAATAACGACCAGGCAGGAGGTTATGGAGGATCGTGATGCTGTTGGAAACCTGATTGAGGACCACGAGGTCGAGGCGACCGTTGCGATCGACGTCCACAGCGACGAGGGCTTCGGGGCTATCTCCCGCTGTGAAACGCACTTCAGGAAGAAAGGTCCCGTCCCCGTTGCCGAAAAGAATCGCGACGTCGTTTGACCCGCTATTCGTCGTGGCGATGTCCAGGCGGCCGTCGCCATCAAAGTCGGCCACTGTCAAGTGCGAGACAAAGTTTCCCACAGAGTACCGGCTTTCGGTCCCAAATGTCCCGTCACCATTGCCCAGACGGACGGACACCGAATGATTCTGTCGATTGCCCGTAGCGATATCCACAAACCCGTCGCCATTAAAATCCCCTGCTGCTACCGAACGCGATCCGTCGCCCATCGTGTAGCGCAGCTCGGTTTGGAAAGTGCCGTCGCCATTGCCAAGAAGGATCGATACGTCGTCACTGTCCCAATTGGCGGAAATCAGATCCATCCGGCCGTCACCATTGAAATCGCTTACCGCCAAAGAAAACGGGTTGCTTCCCACGGTAAAGCGGCCTCGCGCTTGGAAGGTGTTATCACCCAGTCCCAGAAGGATAGAGACGTCGTTGCTCCCCTGGTTGCAGACTGCCAGGTCAAGATGCCCATCGCCATTGAAGTCAGCAGCGACAACATCCGATGGGCCCTGCCCGACAGCAAATCGGGAATCGGAAACGAACTGACCGCCACCAATGTTCTGGAACACGGCCACTTCCCCGTTGAAACGGTCAACTGCGACAAAGTCGGCGTGACCATCTCCGTTGAAATCGGCGGCGGCAACAGCCCCCATGTACGGGCCGATTGGATATCGCCCCATTTCTACAAAGTTGCCAGTGCGATCGTTGAGAAAAATGGAAACGTACCCGCCCGACCAGTTGGCCACCAGCAAATCAGGCCAACCGTCATTGTT
This is a stretch of genomic DNA from Thermogutta terrifontis. It encodes these proteins:
- a CDS encoding amidohydrolase, giving the protein MNGYRSSAAGTLIASLSIAWVFACPFALGEGQPDWIFHNAKIVTVDEHFRIMEAMAVSGDRIVAVGPNEEIMKLAGPSTQVVDLQGRMVLPGLIDSHSHPPSAAVYEFDHEVPSMESIADVLAYIRARAAVLPKGEWIVIQQVFVTRLKERRFPTRKELDEAAPEHPVMFRTGPDAALNSLALKLGGIDRNFQITDGQPGFVEKDPVTGEPTGILRSCTRLVKVTSSAKSPSEEESREALRKLLRAYNEVGLTSIVDRSGNDRTIARYKALLDQKQLTCRIFITYYVDAQAPIEKIEAAIDRAVAHPLHQYNPWIWVRGLKFFLDGGMLTGSAYMREPWGVSQIYGITDPDYRGVLFVEPEKLYQIVKLALAKGLQPTAHAVGDGAVLALAEAYARVNRDFPVRELRPCISHANFMSPEAIALMAQCGIVADLQPAWLYHDGATLVAHFGLQRLRYFQPYRTLAQQGVIVGGGSDHMQKIGRRRSINIYDPWLGMWTVLTRRPRGSDAPLHPEEIITREEAIKLYTINNAYLTFEEKLKGSLEPGKYADFIIIDRDILTCPVDAIADTEVLETWVGGRKVFP
- a CDS encoding FG-GAP repeat domain-containing protein, with the translated sequence MEVLEERWLLDASLPSIFPGLKLHLGNVEPASVVMGDLNEDGNPDLVTANRLADAVSVFFGEGDGRFTVTQYPVGDLPSDIEMADFDGDGHLDVVVSNSGDNSLSLFFGSGGGNLGDGILWSLPSSPRDLAVGDFDGDGNPDIAAILVSDGGNSLAIFSYQGDGSFEVLFESPAGISPRALTVADVNRDGHPDLLVGNLGSIDVYLFEEDEAFQLVSTLVPIRTDSIAVADFDGDGLVDIAACERGSPYFLVALGEGDGNFDVLSLQSLDRTLQYLLAGDFNTDTRIDLALVDAEGTILSLTGHGDGSFETHIPPGPSASSGSAAGIVGDVNSDGHLDVVTVNTYDVSIIFGDGTGVFPSRQSHPAGLSPSRVRPADLNNDGWPDLLVANWSGGYVSIFLNDRTGNFVEMGRYPIGPYMGAVAAADFNGDGHADFVAVDRFNGEVAVFQNIGGGQFVSDSRFAVGQGPSDVVAADFNGDGHLDLAVCNQGSNDVSILLGLGDNTFQARGRFTVGSNPFSLAVSDFNGDGRMDLISANWDSDDVSILLGNGDGTFQTELRYTMGDGSRSVAAGDFNGDGFVDIATGNRQNHSVSVRLGNGDGTFGTESRYSVGNFVSHLTVADFDGDGRLDIATTNSGSNDVAILFGNGDGTFLPEVRFTAGDSPEALVAVDVDRNGRLDLVVLNQVSNSITILHNLLPGRYSVRDLGTVDDLTISDLVTLEPTDLVFQVSPTRNGILTVIGESLDVPGSITLQLYDDNPFENPEATLLAQSQFADNQTRLDYEFAEGGRLYYVIASGSDTSFSLRFVNLLAVQFLGESGALVSVFGTEHDDFLVLRPGTSPQVVINGVSYGLSETPDSLTVQGGLGSGVDIVVVYDGPGDDIFHLRPGSLKAVIPGPIPVSVDQIVGFEEAHVYATGGGQDTAYLYDSSEHGLVDLSVSLKSEPQYRHVKMIGPGVYHRVKLVEVVHAFATGDNDRAVFFDSPGDDVFLGGYGLSRMAGPGYDVTAHNFRTVTAFASQGYDRADLVDSIFKDEFHVKSHKHEIFDQVTAGARYRITVRAFDHVYAEANTAGTSRDTLKVWPTGGDDLVAISGDVLDRFVVSGEEMRWLFRAVGFEVAKLQPTTDSSDQAQLTEPIQMNLEIGSGWQVN